One Aspergillus oryzae RIB40 DNA, chromosome 2 genomic window carries:
- a CDS encoding anticodon-binding domain-containing protein (predicted protein), with product MVPLEVALSGAIGARVRITTAPVSTTIEGTLFTACPITNLVAINTAADTKQTAGDYRIIPISRIQSFQLLSLAPSSNSAEGPSFADAVPPVHALDIRALKAREANAVGKLQEGEAKRGKGVTREAQDIFDAFSRTMPTRWDGPSIIVADAVSIAAPYRVDDCQPLVAGDTAALARVRKVLEMERKKIELRNASATIGTANAFSRSASAKASTNPNPSPGPGAAGPRKGG from the exons ATGGTTCCTTTGGAGGTCGCTTTGAGCGGCGCAATCGGCGCACG CGTTCGCATCACTACCGCCCCGGTCTCCACGACAATCGAGGGAACTTTGTTTACAGCATGCCCAATCACAAACCTTGTTGCTATCAACACTGCCGCCGACACTAAGCAGACCGCAGGCGATTATCGTATCATCCCGATCTCGCGTATACAGTCCTTCCAACTTCTCTCCCTGGCACCATCATCCAACAGCGCGGAAGGACCTTCTTTTGCTGATGCAGTGCCACCTGTCCATGCGCTCGATATTCGGGCTCTGAAGGCTCGGGAGGCCAATGCAGTTGGTAAACTGCAAGAGGGTGAGGCGAAGCGTGGCAAGGGAGTTACTCGCGAAGCCCAGGATATCTTCGATGCATTTAGCCGCACAATGCCCACAAGATGGGATGGACCAAGCATAATCGTGGCCGACGCAGTGTCAATCGCCGCGCCGTACCGTGTAGACGACTGTCAGCCCTTGGTGGCTGGTGACACAGCTGCTCTTGCTAGAGTGCGCAAGGTG CTTGAAATGGAACGTAAGAAGATCGAGCTGCGTAACGCTAGTGCGACAATTGGTACAGCCAATGCTTTCTCGCGGTCGGCTTCCGCAAAAGCCTCTACCAACCCGAACCCGTCTCCAGGACCCGGAGCTGCTGGACCAAGGAAGGGTGGTTGA